One Coffea eugenioides isolate CCC68of unplaced genomic scaffold, Ceug_1.0 ScVebR1_3493;HRSCAF=4715, whole genome shotgun sequence genomic window carries:
- the LOC113757972 gene encoding uncharacterized protein LOC113757972 isoform X3, translating into MSSNKNKVLIVGGTGYLGQHLLQGFSENQETSQYALAFTHYTSPPPQPLLDAIPQALPFHVDLRTGDGFDAISQKFGHPDIVVNCAALSVPRACEMDPAGAMSINVPSALVEWMSSFNNSNALLIHLSTDQVYEGTKSFYKEEDETLPVNVYGKSKVAAEQFIRTSCSNFTILRSSIIYGPQTVSPVPKSLPIQRASQCNWW; encoded by the exons ATGAGCAGCAATAAGAACAAAGTGTTAATAGTAGGAGGCACTGGCTACTTAGGCCAGCACCTATTACAAGGCTTCTCTGAAAATCAAGAAACATCACAATATGCCTTAGCATTCACGCATTACACAAGCCCTCCACCGCAGCCATTGCTGGATGCCATTCCTCAAGCTCTCCCCTTTCATGTCGATTTACGTACTGGTGATGGGTTTGATGCCATCTCCCAGAAATTCGGGCAT CCTGATATAGTGGTTAATTGTGCTGCCCTTTCTGTTCCTCGTGCTTGTGAGATGGATCCTGCTGGTGCCATGTCTATAAATGTGCCTTCTGCTCTTGTTGAATGGATGTCGAGCTTCAATAATAGCAATGCTCTTCTCATTCATTTGTCAACTGATCAAG tTTATGAAGGAACCAAATCCTTCTACAAGGAAGAAGATGAAACTCTTCCTGTGAATGTTTATGGGAAATCCAAAGTGGCAGCTGAGCAATTTATACGAACAAGCTGCTCAAACTTTACCATTTTGAGGAGCAGTATCATATATGGGCCACAAACAGTCTCACCTGTTCCAAAGTCGCTTCCAATTCAG
- the LOC113757965 gene encoding uncharacterized protein LOC113757965 — protein sequence MLMGHAERLPNLGSSKDLLLADPVSEFDGDEEAAEIPETPTNILCVASFEELATKIVQYEVIIWVLISALLVLAWGVGILMLIYLPYKRYVLKKDIASRKLYVTPNEIVYKVSRPSFIPFWGEISIEKRVPLHLVIDIIIEQGCLQSRYGIHTFRVESVARGRAAPVDELQVQGVYNPGQLRKVIVTQASKTIQEVGRSWKATINNVEGENMFRMESSIDSLAVMKSPSRSSKMVGSPHHTIMEHRGVVPADMLLNKLEEVSKSVKNIEFLVEKSQAS from the exons ATGCTGATGGGTCACGCTGAGAGGTTGCCAAACTTGGGTTCATCAAAAGATTTGCTGCTTGCTGACCCTGTATCTGAATTTGATGGGGATGAAGAAGCAGCTGAGATACCAGAAACACCTACGAATATACTGTGCGTAGCCTCTTTTGAAGAACTTGCTACGAAGATTGTTCAGTATGAAGTGATTATATGGGTATTGATATCTGCGTTGCTGGTTTTAGCTTGGGGTGTTGGAATTCTTATGTTGATCTACCTCCCATATAAAAGATATGTGCTTAAGAAGGATATAGCATCTCGCAAACTTTATGTTACACCTAATGAAATCGTTTATAAG GTATCAAGACCTTCATTTATTCCTTTTTGGGGAGAGATAAGTATTGAAAAGCGTGTGCCTCTGCATTTAGTGATCGATATTATCATTGAACAAG GTTGCTTGCAATCTAGGTATGGGATCCATACCTTTAGAGTTGAAAGTGTAGCACGTGGAAGAGCAGCTCCTGTAGATGAACTGCAGGTGCAAGGGGTTTATAACCCTGGACAATTAAGGAAG GTCATTGTAACACAAGCTTCAAAAACTATACAAGAAGTTGGCAGAAGTTGGAAGGCCACTATTAACAATGTTGAAGGTGAAAATATGTTTCGCATGGAATCGTCGATTGACAGTCTTGCAGTGATGAAATCGCCATCTAGAAGTTCAAAG ATGGTTGGTTCCCCTCACCATACGATAATGGAGCACAGAGGTGTGGTACCTGCAGATATGCTGCTGAATAAGCTTGAAGAAGTCTCTAAATCTGTAAAG AATATCGAGTTCCTCGTGGAAAAGTCCCAAGCCTCATAA